The Thunnus maccoyii chromosome 12, fThuMac1.1, whole genome shotgun sequence genomic interval TGATACACATGCTGACAAGTACACACTTGTGCCCCATTTAAGTGTCACAGTCAGCTCTGTATTATGACAAAAACGTCTGTGAGGCCCACTTGTGTTCTACATTCCAGTTGTGATTTACAACagtgcccctttaaaaaaaaaaaaaaaaaggaaaaaaatccacCAATTCTTCTGTATTTGTTCCAGAGAAGCATGTTCAAATGGTGCCCAGCCATCTGCCACTACTTAGTGTGCAGTTTTTTGGGCGTCCCCTGCTTCTTGGTCTGCCACAGATGGCTGGCGATGGTGATGGCGTCCACACTGGCGGACATGGTTTTGGCTGGGATCTGGCTGAACTGCTTCCTGTCTGAGTTGTATTTGTACAGGCCCTCAATCATCTTAGCCGTGATGCTCTTTGGCCCGATGCCGGCCAGTCTGGTGATCTCCTCCGTCTCAGGACAGTAGGTGTACACCGACCTGAACTGGCAACCAGCGTCACGGAACAACACCAAGAAGTTGTTGGCTTCAGATTTCTCCATTTCCTGCGGAGAATAATGGGAGAAAAAAGTAATTGTTGAGTGCAGACTGTTAACTAAATGCAGGAAGACATGTTCGCAAACACATAAGTGCAAAACATACATCAAGTATCTTGTTTTTCTGCCCTTCGTTGACCTTGCCAGCCAAGCAGCAGTGAGCCAGAGCGTTCTGGATGATGTGCTTGTTGGACTTGGCACTGGGCTCCTTGTATAGTTTGGGTCCTGGAGGAAGAAAGCACAGCACAGGCATCAGACTGTCAACTCATTGCAGTAGCTGCGCAAATGTCAACGAGCGGAGTCAACAGCATCTCTAATACCTGTGTACTCAGTGTTGGAgggagtggaggaggtggtAGAATCGTTTTCCCAGTCCTTCTCTCCGTTACGACTGCCAGCGGAAGGGCAAGAAGAAAAACCTTCTGCAGAGTCTGGCCTGGAGATGATTACATACAAACCAacaaatgacacacacaaaatataccaacaaacacataaaggtagacagacacaagcacaaacaAGGTATGGAAGCATACAAAGACAGATTGTAcgtacaaacatgcacacacacacacacacaaatattaaacacacagagagatgtgGAAAATCAAGGTCAGACGCTGTGACACAATTCTCCAAACCCTGCCTGCTGTCTTGCATTAcatcatacagtacatactcCTACGAAGCTGTGCAGTGGGGGGACAGAAAGGCATGTTCAGCCAAGCAAAGCAAAGTATTAGTGCTGTCTTTGTGGCTACTGTTAGAGACAAGCCGAGGTACTTGTAGAGGAAACAGCAAACACAGTGGTAAAGCGCAGAGCAGCCAGCATAGAGGAGAGAGCAAACAGCCTGAGAGCAATACTgcaaaagacagaaagaggataAAGAGCAGGAGAACTGAGGCAGAAACAGCTCAGCAACGCAGGTCCAATGAACTTGAAGGCAGAAGCAAGAGCTACAATGAAATTACTTTACTGTTTACACATCTGTCTACTTCtatgtgttttgtctgtgttgaaAGACATCTAGACTTTAATgaaagtttagtttagtttaagaGTGTATCTACATGTTTAAGAGTGTATCTACATGGAGCCACATCTACTTTAATACACCGATTGAGACTTTCGGTTAAAACACTTCTTTTTCGGAGGCATTActaaccttccctttctctctttggGAGAGCTTAGAAAGAACGGGACATGGGAAGAAGCTACTTTATTGCCTCTGAGGGAAGCATGCAAAatagaggaaaaggagagggatAAAAGAGAATCAAGACGTCGAGTGTAAGAcgtcataaaacaacaaacttatCATCAAACATTCACTTGATTCAAAATCACAGTACAGTTTTTGATATCTGGTTGTGGCATTGTTATGGATCCCACTTTTCTTGGCAAGTCCCACCCtattctgcctctgattggctagtactctTTGCCTTTGTTGGTTGGGTTTGTTGGCTAGGTTTAcacatgaggagtgagattggttagggtaagaatatcactataagccaatcagaggcagagaaggctgtgtcttgccaagaaaagcagtgggaTCCATAATAACGCCTAGTTGGGACATAAGGGAAATATGGGAGGGAAGTTGTGATATTTTAAAAGGTGAACTGAGAGAGTGAACAACACAACAGCgagaataataacaaaatgcTTTATAGCACAAACTGATTACAGAATTTGAAAAGGTTGCAAtgaacataaagaaagaaaatattggTTGTAGTTAAGCAGATTTTATAAACATACATAACTCACTGAGAGATTGTGAGACTTATATTTAAAAGAGTAAATATGATTGTGGACAGCTTGAGGAAAAGGTGTATGAAAATGAGATGCTAGTGAAGAGTGAAGTCATCTGACAACTTTGGATCAAAATTGTGCTAAAACACCCCTACTACTACTTACTACTAAGTTTTGGTAAGAGGCAAAAAATAACTGAGTTTAGTttacagcttttgtttttcatatataTACCTGACAAAAGAAGATGAAGGTTAAAGTAAGTGGAACTTATCAGCCACAAGAGGTCCAAGAGTAGAAAGTAAAACACTTGGAGGATGTAAAATGTGACCTTTCATCAACTCCAAATATGCTGTAACTTCATGAGATCATTGTACTTCCTATGAAATAGGGAAGCACATTAAACAAACTGCTTTAACTATACTATAAATACACCTaattttaaaagtaaagtaagtaattTATCCATGGGGTCATAAAAGTTATGCACCAACAATTTCAACATTTCTACAGTATGTGATCCACTTGATTCAAAGGTGTATTTCACAAATATGATCTTGTGTACGAAGCCTGCCGGTAGAACAGTTGCTTTTGCTTTGTAAATCTAGGCAAGGTGAGAAAGatgtctaaaattcaggctgtAGCCAGAGAGAGGGCCTTACCTGTTGTTCTTCTTGTTATCTGGCTTGTTGCTGTCATTGTCAGCCAGATTGAGAGAGGCCAAAGAAACACTCGATACGGAGAAGCCTCGAGGACGCACTCCTGCACCATAACAACACACGCAGGTAGGCATGAGTTAGTGACTACAGTCATacagtgatgtgtgtctgtctgtttgtgcgTCGCCCACCTGTTGCTCTCACAGGGGGAGTCGACGACTCCATGACGTCCCTGTGGATGGACTTGGGCCGTGGCTTCTTCTTGAGACTTCCAGATCGGGGTTTGATGACTTCATCCATGTCCTCCATCAGCTTGAGCTGCTTCCTCCTCATATACTCATGCTTGATGTATTCCCTCCTTGCTTTCTCGTCGTCCTtcttctgctgctcctcctctgctttcaACCTGGAGGACAAGACAAAGATTAGTTGCAGTAAAGCAACAATAACCACCAGGATTTTACTGCTAAAATTCTTCTTTCACTGACTTGTAAAAGAACAATGCTTCATCAGTAGCTAGGGTGCtaagaaaaacagacagtaaGTAAGAAAGACAGACGAACCTTGCAGCTTCCTTCTTCTGCTCCTGGTCCAGCTCCTGCTGTTGCTTCTTCACCTGtgcctccttctccctcctcagCCTCTTCTCCAGCAGAGCTGCTTTCTTTGCTGCCATGTCCTCTTCCCCTTTCATATCATCCTGGTGTTTGATGGGTGgggaaacacaaaaacaagtaTAGTATATAAAACTACTATCATCAATTATCAAGATTAaatggatgtaaaaaaaaatacacataagtATGGGGGAAAGTAGTATTTAATATGGCATTAATTACCTTCTGTCAGCAAAGATCTGGCATCTCTATAATGAAAGTGTAATTATCTACGATGAGTCTGTGTTCTGGCCCTTTTTTTTGGCCTAGATTCACTCGTGTATTGTCTCTGATCAGATCATGGCTCAACAAGCACGATACTGCACATGTTGTGCCAGGCTCACACAGTTGCTGTTGCCACTACCTGCATAAAGGACCATAAGGCTGTATAGATGGCATTATTTATGAGAAGGTAATGAACTGTGCATATCAGTTGTGATTACAGTTTTTctgcagtggttcccaaagtgGGTGATGGGACCTGCTAGGGGGCTGCAGTGTCACTGCAGCAGGGCTCAAATGACCAAATGGATAAATtgaaatgttgaatgttgaatCAACATTTTGTCCTGTAAAACATAACTGCAACTAATAATAATTGCTGCAACAATTGAAATAATTGTATTTCGTTTCATCTGTGCTTTTTTTGCCATTGAATCAAAAGGTCTGCTATACTCCATATGggaacagtaaagaacaagaatGCTTTGATGATGGCAGGCTATCAGGATAGGTTAGCAGCTGGTTAGCTAAGTCAACCAAACCTttgagaagagaaagaaaagaaaaaagtggatATATAGCAGCATGAGCAGGCAAAGCAAAGCAATATCTCAAAATTTTGGGagttacatttattcattttctggtGAAAAGAGAGACGagaggattgataccactctcatattagtccccagcagccagttagcttagcttagcacaaagactggaaatagggggaaacagctagcctggctcacTCTGAAGGAAACCAAATCCACAGAGGTCTCTATTTTCCCAAAAAAGAACTACAAGCAGTATGGTCTTACTAAATTATGCAGctcaaatttatattttttaatttatgactaaaactgtgtccAATTCAGCATTATACCTTCTACCTAGTGTTTTTGTTCAGCTTGAGAATTCCATTCATGTTATAGATATttataatatcaatattatccttgatattaaaaagataaatattaataataataattaaaatgataatttttTTTACGTGAGCATGATAACTATCATATATAATTCTGTAGCTTCAGTTCACCTTGAAGAAGAATCCACAGCACATCTTCTGGTCTTCTCCATAAGTGTCTGCTCCTgcttctccctctcctgtcaCCTCCTGGCCTTGGCTATCTGGAGGCTTCGGCCCAGACATGGTCACCTCCACCAGGTCTCTCCTGTCCTGGGAGTCTCCTTGGCTGCCTGCGGCCCCTCGGGTATCAGACGCTGGCTGACACAACACCCCTGTTGTCCTCGACTGTTTGCCTTCGACCTTCAACTGAGCCTGCTttgcttctctcctctcctctggtcTTTCATCTTCCTTCTCTTTGGCTGCTTCTTTAGTTGGAGACGGAGGAGTGCCTGCACTCTTCCTTGCTGCCGTCTCTTCTTTGTCCTTagtgttttctttgctgttaCTGGCCTCCTGGTTCTTGTATTCCCCAGTCCCGTCATCGTGGCCAAGGTAGGCAAACGAGCTGGTCTGTGTTTGGCTCGGAGCGAAACGCCTCAGTCTGGGTAGGCTGTCCACTGAGGTGGGAGTGTTGAGCATTCGACTGAAGGGTGTGACCTTCAGATCATTTGGCCGTGGAGTGCGAGGTGTCCTGGCGTGGAAGGAGGCTGGCCGCCGCTTGATGCCAGCAGGGGAACGATTGGGAGCACGGGGAGACCCGGAAGAGGACAAGATGGGAGACAAGGACCCCACTGATCCTCGACCCGACCCTCGGCCTGTGACACTGCTGCTACGCAACTCACGGAGCTGCCTGTGTGTAGGAGGGGACAAGAACACTTAAGAGGGTCTGCAGGATGATGGTTAATGATTTTTCTATAAATAGCTACCAGTAAGTGATACCTGTGTGGAgatggagcaggaggaggaatgaCCCAGGCTTGTTGATGTTGTTCTCTCATAGCCATGATCTTCTCCTGCTGCTGAGCCAAACGCTGCATCTCCGTCTGCAGGAAGCCCAGCGACGTGTTCAGCCTCTCAATGGAGCGTGTGTATTCCGCAAGGTCGATTTCACCTGGAGCCACACCTTTATCACCACAAACAAGCAAATTCAAGATTCTCTGTAAAACTGTGctgggcatttttcacatttttttagacATGTTatacataaataatgaattctAAATCAGAACATAagtgacagattaatcaataatgaaaataatccttagttgcagccctactcaCCTCCATCTTCACAGGGAGATTTGGGAGCTGCTCCGTCTGGCTTGCACCTCTCCGCCCGCTCCATGCTGCCCTGGCTGGTCTCTTTTGAGGACATGAGTGGCTCTGGGGAAGGCGTTTCTGCTCCCCCTGAGCCGGGGCTGAGCGGGGCAGTGACTCCTTTTCTTCTCACTACATTCAGAAAGGCTGTTCTACCCATCCTCTGACGGTGGCGAGTGAAAGCTGCTTCCACCTGGAAAATGGAAAGATGGCATCATAACGTGGATGTTTATATTGAAGCTCTGCTGTCgactgtctctctttctctctatacTTTTACCTTCTTCTTCTGGGCTTCAATGGCTCTGCGTTTCTCTTCCAGCTTCATCCTCAGTTGAATCATCTCTGAGGCAATCAGGTGGGAGGGGTCTCTGGGTGAAGGCGTTATTGGAGAGGGAGATGTGATCGGCAAAGGGGGTGTGGAGATCTAGAGTGAAGAGAGAAGAATTAGTATGCCAAGCTTAATCGCTCCAAATTGCATTTCTGCCTTTGACACACATATTTTAGAAAGGGTGGATGTTTgagtgaaagaatgaatgaattttgacACAAACCTGAGAAGAATAGATTTTAGTCTGGTGTGTATATGGTACATTGAGATCTGAACTCTCTGGTGTTGTTCCTCCACTACTCCTCCCCTCTAACTTCCTGAACTTCTGTTCTGCAAAGCTCGTCATCCGCACCATGCCACCTGTAGAGCCACCCGAGGACAAGGCAGGGCTAACTGTGTGGGATCTGGGGAGCGTGGGTGCTGAACTGGGACAGGGGCTGCTCCTCTCGACTCCATCTCCCCTCTCACCCTCAAGGTTAGAATCACCGACCCCTGTAAGCCCTCCTTCTCcgtttctctccctctccgcCTGGTCAGGCAGAGGGCACGACCTGGTCACGGCCTCACAGTCCGGGTCTATATCTGAATAGTCTCTCAGAGAGGAGGAGTCCTCGTCCAAGCTTTGGATGTCCTCTGTCCTCACGTGGATGCCTGTGTCAACCTCATCAGTGGAGACCGAGTTGGGGTCGTGGTCATTCAACCGGGCCTTAGCTGAACCCTGGTCGTCTCCTAGACCCAGCGCCCCTGGAGGGTCTGAAGACTCTGCACCGTGGAGAAAGAAGCCGTTGTCTCCGTCCCCCACGCCGAGGCTAGCGTGGGGCCTTTCTGTGTCATGGATGATCTTCAGGGCCTCCTCGATGCTCGGAGGAGTTGATGGGCTGATGTGACCACtgtggttaccatggtgattgCTGTCTGGGAGGACTCCATTGGAGTACCTAGGGACAGGTTTGGGCAAATTAACTGATGATTGATTACAGATTTTCCTACTTCCCCAGAGTCAGATAAACTGGTAGATGCCCTTCATGCAGTTCGAACATGTTTACTGCAACGAGCAGAGATAGATGGCTGCTGGTTTATCTTGACAGCGcataatttctgttttgaaaGTTCCTAATTTAACtattaacaaaaacatctaAGCATAAAAGAATGGTACaaaatgttttggaaaaaaGTAATTCTGACTATTCTGTAATTTTTTGATTTTGTACAGGCACATACTCAGCACTGGAGAAGGTGTACTACCCTACTAGTAGCTGTTCTCATCCCACAGACATTCATGAACTGATGTGAGCAAAGCTAAGATCACCATTCAACCAATTTTCTAAATAATAGGGGTCTCACATCACTTAATTAACATCTGGGACTCCTGTGATACCTGGAATCTTAGTTTTTGGAGGGAGGGGTTcaaaaattaagtaaattatTTTCTATTAGTCCATATGTTAAGTTTCTCTAGATGTTGAAATGTGAAAAGGTGAAGAGCAGGACAGAAAATGCACCTGAGCAGGCAGCTAATGTATAATGGTGCTGCAGGTGCTAGCATGCATATCACACTTGCTCTTCCCTTGGAAGTTTTTTGCAAACTATAAATATGGgctaattaatacatttaaccTCTTtgtttcacaaagaaaaataaaagcagtaaaaacagtCCTTACATCACAAAACATACACTGCATTGAACTGTACCATTAAACTGCAGAGAGAGTTATAAAAAAACATCCATGAATTTGTCTCTTATGGGAAAATTGCAAAATTCTCCATAAACCAAATCTAAATTAACATTCTTCTGCACCTGCTTTGGTTCTTAATCGAGAATGTGTTGTTCCGCCCCAGGGGTTTGTGGGAGGTGAAGTTTTCATCTTCCTCTGGTATGTGTCGGCTCTGGCCATTTACATTGACGGGCATGAGGGAGAGGTGGCGCTTCATGCCTCCTCGAGATGCATAGTGAACTTTGAAACCGAGACCGTCACTGCTGGCGGAGCGGGTCATGCCGCGGAGGGGGGGAGCTTCACTGAGCGGCATGGTCGGGTCTCCATCCAGAGGAATCTCAAAGGAGATTCCCcgagaggaggagctgagggaggaagagggagggagatcTGGTTTTAGTTTAACAAGGAAACAACAGACCTCTTCACATATGCAGGTCAATGAATATCGTCTGCTTTGGTAGGGCAACTTTAGGTACTAACCGTTTCTCCTTTGGCCACGTTCCAACACAGCCATCCATGTAGGACATTGAGTTAGCCCTCTTCATTACACCTGTTTGAGAGACAGATAAGACAGGAAGAACAAggcttacatacagtatgtactcaCAATGCAACTTAAAAGTAGCAAAACTGGGCCAAGATTTTTCCAGTTAGTTAGAAGATCTGAACTACCTGCTCAAGACCTCACCTTCAGGCTACTACTCCCAGATAATTACCAAAATATTTCCTAAATAATAAGctaaaaaatattcagtaaGAGGTTTCAACAGCAACATGGCAGCATTAGAGCTACTGTATGGATGATTACAATCCACTAGAGGGCCTCAGgtatcaaaacaaaaagcatccagattctgtttcactgttttgtaTTCATGCAACAGGAAGGAAGCTGCTTTTAGTAATGTTTATATCATTTTCAAAGCCAAACAAAAGCTTTGTATGTGCAAATTCGAGAAAGTAGAGAATAAACTGTGAACTGTAAAAGTGTAACAGAACTGTGTTGAACATGGCTTCTGCTGTTTCTACATACGAGGGAAATAAACCcatttaaattcacattttgacACTTCTGCCTTCATGATCTgaagatataaaaataatgagtGATGTACAGGACCCATGTGGTTTATATCCAAGTTCTGTTTTATGCACATTTGTTTGGACTACAACTGAACAGTCACGCATTAGCAAATAGCCTGTTCCACATCACCAACTGGTAACAGATATTTACCCTCAGCAGGGATGTTCTCTGGGCTGTCAGGTCTGTCTGCATAGCTCTGTTTGACTGGGCTGGACACAGGAGCCATATTTCTGCAGGATGATACAGGCTCACAAGCTGCAGAGCGAAACACATGACATATACTCAATATTCAGCTGCAACCTGGAGTTAATTATTAGAGATCACAATTAGCATGCATTTATTATTGTCAAATAATCatcaaaaaaatgaacaaattgcatgctgattttattttaagtcGTACGGTACCATTCGGGTCGAAGACTCTGGGCTGTACAAACGAGGGTTTAACCACTTCAAACCACCAGAAAAGCTCAGCCATAAACACCAGGTAGTTACTCTgcaagaccacacacacacacacacacagacggacacacacacaaacttttgtAGTTATATATTAATGTCATTAGCACAAAATTTGTCACTTTGCATTCGCTGCAGCTCCTTGCCCACAGTTGTATCTGTAAAGATGCCAGATGAGCTACAATCGCACGATTATACAGCCTTCTGTCAGATCAATGAGGTCGCAGCCTGTGTTGCTAGGTAACTgaatcaggtgtgtgtgtatgtactcgAACGTCTGCACATGTTTCATTGTCTGAGTTGTTCAATGTCAAATCCATACACCCCTTGAAAACAGCCAAAAAACACCATCTGGAGTTTAGTTTAAATATGTCACATATGCACGGATGGATGCACAAAGCAGCGAGTGAGTGATCCAAATCAATGATAAATACGTTCATGCAATAAACAGAATGACTCTGTAAGCCTATGCAGACGATGGAGGTCTGTAGGAAACCTTTCTGTCAGCGAACACAGAccattttcttcccttttccACAAGGGCAAAACCAACAAAAGCAGACATTTCTATTCCTCTGAACTGTTTTTTCCAAAGAGTTgatctttcattttaaaactgctCAATGGTGTAAACGAcattttgtttgctgtaatATATTAAATGAATAGACACCCACTAACTGGTTAAGATTCAGGGGGAATGAGTCTGTGGTGAATGGGCGGTGTGCCAGAGTCTTTAGCTGCTCCTCATGGCCATTAtactctctctcctcccttcctttGCCTACTTGTACTATTGTAGCATAATCCAGTCAATCCAGACACACTATAAACAATGTAGAGAATGACTAAGACAGCAAAAAGGAGAGAAATACAAAGCAAAGATTGCACAAGTGTGAAAACCTTCTGCTATGTTGTTTTGTAGAATGGAAAGTCCCAGTCAGCTGCAACCGTGACTTGAATCCGAATGTTTCTACCCACGCTCTCCGCATACTATTTACCCACACTGGCTGCTAATGTCTGGATGGCACAGAGATCCTCTTACAGATGTACAGTAAGTCTTTTATTAATCAGAGACAAACGTGTGTGAAATAGGGAGATCACCGCCTAAGGACAGAGTGAATCAGCAGTTGTGTTATCTCTAAAGTTcactgattttgttgttgtgataaaaaaaaacacagcagggatgaggagggagaggaCAAGAGAGGCAGGCAGAGACGGGTCAGGACTATGAATCTCCTCTGAGCAGAATCTGCCCTCTGTCTGAGAGCGGGAGGACATTTGGCCTACAGCATCTGTGTTAGAAATGcaccaatacacacacagactgtcaTATTCATTTAATCTGGCAGCACAGCAATACTCGTTGTGGCAAAATGATCTTTATGTCCCTGCTAATACATGcgcacaca includes:
- the camsap2b gene encoding calmodulin-regulated spectrin-associated protein 2, producing MGDAADDRGMRRTFIVPAIKSFDHYDFTRAKISCSLTWLVAKAFGSDAVPEDLVEPFYRDQYNQEHLKPPVACLLQSAELYCRAGSLILRSDAVKPLLGHNAVIQALAQKGLYVTDQDRLVTERDLTSTPIHMSSHLALIDTLMMAYTVEMVSVERVMSCINRYSSAEPSHSDGHIQELPYDTEDAITTWINKVTEHLRDILVEEQKLREASFQESNTTHKARYRREHAQQRSAPSLPLVDNLLKDNTDGCALTALLHFYCPQAVRLEDICLKETMSLADSLYNLQLVQEFCRNNLNHCCHFSLEDMLYAHASIKSNYLVFMAELFWWFEVVKPSFVQPRVFDPNACEPVSSCRNMAPVSSPVKQSYADRPDSPENIPAEGVMKRANSMSYMDGCVGTWPKEKRSSSRGISFEIPLDGDPTMPLSEAPPLRGMTRSASSDGLGFKVHYASRGGMKRHLSLMPVNVNGQSRHIPEEDENFTSHKPLGRNNTFSIKNQSRYSNGVLPDSNHHGNHSGHISPSTPPSIEEALKIIHDTERPHASLGVGDGDNGFFLHGAESSDPPGALGLGDDQGSAKARLNDHDPNSVSTDEVDTGIHVRTEDIQSLDEDSSSLRDYSDIDPDCEAVTRSCPLPDQAERERNGEGGLTGVGDSNLEGERGDGVERSSPCPSSAPTLPRSHTVSPALSSGGSTGGMVRMTSFAEQKFRKLEGRSSGGTTPESSDLNVPYTHQTKIYSSQISTPPLPITSPSPITPSPRDPSHLIASEMIQLRMKLEEKRRAIEAQKKKVEAAFTRHRQRMGRTAFLNVVRRKGVTAPLSPGSGGAETPSPEPLMSSKETSQGSMERAERCKPDGAAPKSPCEDGGVAPGEIDLAEYTRSIERLNTSLGFLQTEMQRLAQQQEKIMAMREQHQQAWVIPPPAPSPHRQLRELRSSSVTGRGSGRGSVGSLSPILSSSGSPRAPNRSPAGIKRRPASFHARTPRTPRPNDLKVTPFSRMLNTPTSVDSLPRLRRFAPSQTQTSSFAYLGHDDGTGEYKNQEASNSKENTKDKEETAARKSAGTPPSPTKEAAKEKEDERPEERREAKQAQLKVEGKQSRTTGVLCQPASDTRGAAGSQGDSQDRRDLVEVTMSGPKPPDSQGQEVTGEGEAGADTYGEDQKMCCGFFFKDDMKGEEDMAAKKAALLEKRLRREKEAQVKKQQQELDQEQKKEAARLKAEEEQQKKDDEKARREYIKHEYMRRKQLKLMEDMDEVIKPRSGSLKKKPRPKSIHRDVMESSTPPVRATGVRPRGFSVSSVSLASLNLADNDSNKPDNKKNNRPDSAEGFSSCPSAGSRNGEKDWENDSTTSSTPSNTEYTGPKLYKEPSAKSNKHIIQNALAHCCLAGKVNEGQKNKILDEMEKSEANNFLVLFRDAGCQFRSVYTYCPETEEITRLAGIGPKSITAKMIEGLYKYNSDRKQFSQIPAKTMSASVDAITIASHLWQTKKQGTPKKLHTK